The DNA window GGGCATCGGCGGCTTCGGCGCGCGCTCCTTCGACCGGACCGCGTCCATGATCTTCCCCGGGCTCTTCGAGCCCAGGGCCTCGCCCAGCTTGTACGTCCGCTTGGCCTGGGTCGCCTCCAGCTTCCACGCCGCGTACGCGGCCTTGGCCTCGGCGATCTCCAGACGTCGCCGCAGCTCCCTGAGCTCCGCCTCGTGACGTTCGACGACCTTGCGCTCCTCGGGCAGCCAGTTGACGGGACCGAGTCGCTGGAACGAGGGGGGCTCAGGGGTTTCGGCCATGGTGATGACGCCTAACGCTCAGGGGAGATTTGCCATGTTACGCCGCCGCTGGTGGCTATTCGGGGCGTTTCGCCTGGGAAGCCGGTGCCAGGTTGTCGCCCTTGAGCCAGGCGGCGATCACCGTGGCGATGCGCGGCCCGGCCTTGCCGTCCCACAGCACCGGCAGCTCGCCCGCCGGGGTGGCGGCGCCGTCGGCCAGCGCCTTCTCCGCGGCGGCGGGCAGCAGGGCGGGGGTGACCAGGCGGTTCGTGCCGTGCGTGATCGTGATCGGCCGCTCGGTGTTGGGCCGCAGCGTGAGGCAGGGGACGCCCAGCACGGTCGTCTCCTCCTGCACGCCGCCGGAGTCGGTGACCACCAGGGCGGCCCCGCGCACGAGTGAGAGGAAGTCCACATAGCCGAGCGGATCGACGACCCTGACCGTCCCGCCGTCCACGAGACCGGCCTCGGCGAGCCTGGCCTTGCCGCGCGGGTGCACCGGCACCACGACCGGGACCTGCCGCGAGACCTCCAGCACCGCGTCCACCAGCTCCTTCGCGGCCTCGGCGGTGTCCACGTTGGCCGGGCGGTGCAGGGTCGCGACGGCATACCGATCGGGAATGCCGAGCCGCGCGATCACGGGGGCCGGGTCCAGCGAGGGGAGGGCCGCGTACAGGCTGTCGATCATGGGGTTGCCGACCAGGTGCACCTTGGAGGCCGGCACGCCCTCGCCGGCCAGGTAGGCGAGCGCCTCGGGCGAGGTGGCGAAGAGCAGGTCGGCCAGCGCGTCGGTGACGACCCGGTTGACCTCCTCGGGCATGCCCCGGTCGAACGAGCGCAGCCCCGCCTCGACGTGCGCCGTCGGCACGCCGAGCTTGGCGCAGACGAGGATGGCGGCGAGCGTCGAGTTGACGTCGCCGTAGACCACGACCAGGTCGGGGTCGTGCTCCTGGACGACCTCCTCCAGGCCCACGAGCAGGGCCGCCGTCTGCCTGGCGTGGCTGCCCGAGCCGACCGCGAGGTTGGCCACCGGCTCCGGCAGGCCGAGGTCGGCGAAGAACACGTCGGACATCAGGGCGTCGTAGTGCTGACCGGTGTGGATGATGCCCTGCCGCACGCCGAGCCCGCCGAGTGCCCGCACCACCGGGGCCGCTTTCACGAAATTGGGACGAGCTCCCAATACGTGGAGGACCAGGGGGTTCTCCCTCATGACCTCGCCTTTCATAGCGGAAGGGAAAAAACGCTGCCTATGGTACGGTCACCGCGTGGCA is part of the Nonomuraea coxensis DSM 45129 genome and encodes:
- the wecB gene encoding non-hydrolyzing UDP-N-acetylglucosamine 2-epimerase, with the protein product MRENPLVLHVLGARPNFVKAAPVVRALGGLGVRQGIIHTGQHYDALMSDVFFADLGLPEPVANLAVGSGSHARQTAALLVGLEEVVQEHDPDLVVVYGDVNSTLAAILVCAKLGVPTAHVEAGLRSFDRGMPEEVNRVVTDALADLLFATSPEALAYLAGEGVPASKVHLVGNPMIDSLYAALPSLDPAPVIARLGIPDRYAVATLHRPANVDTAEAAKELVDAVLEVSRQVPVVVPVHPRGKARLAEAGLVDGGTVRVVDPLGYVDFLSLVRGAALVVTDSGGVQEETTVLGVPCLTLRPNTERPITITHGTNRLVTPALLPAAAEKALADGAATPAGELPVLWDGKAGPRIATVIAAWLKGDNLAPASQAKRPE